Proteins encoded together in one Marinithermus hydrothermalis DSM 14884 window:
- a CDS encoding threonine aldolase family protein, giving the protein MRTIDLRSDTVTRPTPAMRRAMAEAEVGDDVYREDPTVNRLEALAAETLGCERAVFMPSGTMTNQVALMVHLKRGAEVIAPEGAHIYEFEPGAIGVLSGGVPRLVPAPYGVPDLEALRRAIHTSPHQAPTGLIALENTHNLAGGTVVPLEVQRKVQEIARTAGLPTHLDGARLFNAATYLKVPAREVAAGFDTVSVCLSKGLGAPVGSLLLLPKALEPEARRYRKMLGGGMRQAGVLAAAGIVALQEGPAHLERDHQMARALAEGLVRLGLGVDLKAVQTNMVYARVPEAPRFVARLAALGVRANALGTDRVRFVTHRDLDDADIPQALERIAQALERTSA; this is encoded by the coding sequence ATGCGCACCATCGATCTTCGGAGCGATACCGTGACCCGGCCCACCCCGGCGATGCGGCGCGCGATGGCCGAAGCCGAGGTCGGGGACGACGTGTACCGGGAGGACCCCACCGTCAACCGCCTCGAGGCCCTCGCCGCGGAGACGCTGGGGTGCGAGCGCGCGGTCTTCATGCCCTCGGGCACGATGACGAACCAGGTCGCCCTCATGGTGCACCTCAAGCGCGGCGCGGAGGTGATCGCCCCCGAGGGAGCGCACATCTACGAGTTCGAGCCCGGTGCGATCGGCGTCCTCTCGGGCGGCGTGCCCCGCCTCGTCCCGGCCCCCTACGGGGTGCCGGACCTCGAGGCCCTCCGGCGCGCGATCCACACCAGCCCTCACCAGGCCCCCACCGGCCTGATCGCCTTGGAGAACACGCACAACCTCGCCGGGGGCACGGTCGTGCCCCTCGAGGTGCAGCGGAAGGTGCAGGAGATCGCGCGCACCGCGGGCCTGCCCACGCACCTCGACGGCGCGCGGCTGTTCAACGCGGCCACCTACCTCAAGGTGCCCGCCCGGGAGGTCGCGGCCGGGTTCGACACCGTCTCCGTCTGCCTCTCCAAGGGGCTGGGGGCCCCCGTGGGGAGCCTGCTCCTGTTGCCCAAGGCGCTCGAGCCGGAGGCGCGGCGCTACCGCAAGATGCTGGGCGGGGGCATGCGCCAGGCGGGTGTGCTCGCCGCGGCGGGGATCGTCGCGCTTCAGGAAGGGCCGGCTCACCTCGAGCGCGACCACCAGATGGCGCGCGCCCTGGCCGAGGGGCTGGTGCGGCTGGGGCTTGGGGTGGACCTCAAGGCGGTCCAGACGAACATGGTGTACGCGCGCGTACCGGAAGCCCCCCGGTTCGTCGCGCGGCTCGCGGCGCTCGGCGTGCGCGCGAACGCTCTGGGAACGGACCGGGTTCGGTTCGTGACCCACCGCGACCTCGACGACGCGGACATCCCCCAGGCCCTCGAGCGGATCGCGCAGGCGCTCGAGCGCACCTCCGCGTAA